CGGATCGCACCCTGGATTACCTGTTCTACAGCTCGCGGATCAAACGCGTGGAAGCGAAGGTGCGGCAGGAAGATACGTTGCGTATTTCCAACCACCTGCCGGTGATCGCCCGCTTCCTGCTGCCTGCCGCACAATAACCCCTAGGGTTTCAACGCCTGGGCCCGCAGCGGCTCAAGCCACTCAAGGCTTTCAACCGTGGTGCCGGATGGGCGGTACTCACAGCCGATCCATCCTCGGTAGCCACGCTGCTCCAGCGCCGCGAACAAGGCGGCAAAGTCCATGGTCCCGGTGCCCGGCTCATGACGCCCCGGGTTGTCGGCGATTTGTACATGGACGGTCCTGTCGTAAAACCGCGCCAGCACCTCGGCTGCGTCGCCGGTCAAAAGCTGGGCATGGTAAAGATCCAGAATCAGCCCGACACTGGTAAAGGTTTCCAGCACCTGTTGCGCCTTGCTGAAGTCAGACATGTAATAGCCGGGCATCGCCTGCGGGCAGATCACTTCAATAAGCGCGCGCAAACCCTGATCTTCGAGGTACTTGACCGCGTATTCCAGGTTACTGGCGTAGGCAGGCGCGCTCTCATCCTGGGGCGTGGTCACGCCAGACATTATGTGCACATCCGAGCAGTTCAGCGCCTTCGCATAGCGGGCCGCCTCGCGCAGCCCATCGCGAAATTCCTGCTCCTTGCCCTGCAAGGCAGCGATGCCTTTGGTAACGCCCGCCGGCGCTGCGAACTGAATCAACGGCAGGTTGTATTGAGCCAGGTGATCGGCGAGCAGGCTGGCGTCAAATTCATAGGGCGATGGGAACTCCACCGCCCTGAAACCGGCAGCGGCGGCGGCTTCGATGCGTTGCAGAAAAGGCAATTCGTTGAATTGGAAACCGAGGTGAGCATTGAATTTGAGCATGGTAAATATCCATCCTGGGAATAAACAAATCATCAGCCTGGAGCCTCATTCGCGGCTCCAGCGCCACGCTATTGAAAGTGGTCAGTACAAATACTCATGCTCTTCGTATGGTATTTTCCCACTCCAGTGCGGTGGGGGCATCTGCCCCGACGGGAACGGACTGAAGCTAACCATTCGGAATAAAACCTGTGATCAAGAAAGACCTCGCCCTGCAGTTGGCCCCACGCGTCATCGACATGGTTCGCGCCCGTTCGATGAAAGCCGGTGAGCCCTTGCGCGAGCAGACATTTGCGCAAGCGCTCGGGGTGTCGCGCTCGCCGATCCGGCGGGTTTTTGCCTTGCTCGCCGAGTGGGACCTTGCCATTCAGGAGCCCAACCGTGGCTACTTCCTCAAACAAGGTGCCGGGCAGATTCAGGAAGCCGCAGTCCCTTGCGCCAGCGATCCGTTCGAGGACTTTTACCTGCGTGTGGTCGACGACATTCTGAGCGGAGAAATACCGGCGCACTTTTTCGAAGCGCAGTTGTTGCGACGCTATGAGGTGCCCCGGGGGCAGTTGCTCAAGGTGCTGAACCGGCTGGCCGGCGAAGCCATGGTGGAGCGTAAACCGGGCCAAGGGTGGGGTCTGAAGGACTTCGTGCATAACACGCAGGCGCATATTCATAGCTACCGTTTCCGGATGGCCATCGAACCGGCGGCGCTGCTTGAGCCCGGTTATCAGGTCAATCACGCCGCGTTTGCCCAGGCCAGGCAACAGCAACAGGCGCTGATCGACGGTGAGATCCAGACCTTGTCCCGCGCGCAACTGTTCCAGCTGGGGGCCCAGTTTCACGAAATGATCGTGCAGTGCTCCGGCAATGTTTTTTTCATCGACGCCATACGCCACCAGAATCAGCTCAGGCGCTTTATGGGCTACAAGGCCAACATTGATCGCACGCGTCTTAAGGCGCAATGCCAGGAACACATCCATTTGCTCGACCTCATCGAGTCTGATCGGCGTGAAGAAGCCGCACAGTTTCTCTGGCGCCACCTGGATCAAGTCGGCCGACTCAAGACTGATCAACGCGCAGTGCCAGAAGAAAGCCAAATCTAGAGCACGTCACTGACTCCCCGTCAGTGCCGCAGCTTCGCCATCACCGCGCCCAATAACGGGCCAAGCAGCCTAGCACAATTGTTTCTAATCAAAACAGAATACAAAAAAATCACCAAACAGTTAATTTTTTCACTACATATTGTATTTCGTTACAACAATAGGCAATCATGCGCGCCGCTCGGACTCGGATCCGTATCGAATCGCACAGGGATGGTGGCCATGAACGAAAGGACGTTGGGTAGTGCAGCGGGAGTCTCAAACCTCTTGTTCGGGGTGTACAACACAGTGGTTGCCCTGCTTGGCGTGATGCTGGCCTATAAAGGCGGCGTGCTGATGGCCGCGGGCGGGTCACCCTATTACGCGATGATGGGCACCGCGCTGTTGTTATCGGCCATCCTCTTGGGCCTGAAAAAGTCCCTGGGCCTCTACCTTTATGGCGCAGCCTCCGTGGCCACCTATGCCTGGGCGGTGTGGGAGTCTGG
This genomic stretch from Pseudomonas synxantha BG33R harbors:
- a CDS encoding hydroxypyruvate isomerase family protein, translating into MLKFNAHLGFQFNELPFLQRIEAAAAAGFRAVEFPSPYEFDASLLADHLAQYNLPLIQFAAPAGVTKGIAALQGKEQEFRDGLREAARYAKALNCSDVHIMSGVTTPQDESAPAYASNLEYAVKYLEDQGLRALIEVICPQAMPGYYMSDFSKAQQVLETFTSVGLILDLYHAQLLTGDAAEVLARFYDRTVHVQIADNPGRHEPGTGTMDFAALFAALEQRGYRGWIGCEYRPSGTTVESLEWLEPLRAQALKP
- a CDS encoding GntR family transcriptional regulator, whose amino-acid sequence is MIKKDLALQLAPRVIDMVRARSMKAGEPLREQTFAQALGVSRSPIRRVFALLAEWDLAIQEPNRGYFLKQGAGQIQEAAVPCASDPFEDFYLRVVDDILSGEIPAHFFEAQLLRRYEVPRGQLLKVLNRLAGEAMVERKPGQGWGLKDFVHNTQAHIHSYRFRMAIEPAALLEPGYQVNHAAFAQARQQQQALIDGEIQTLSRAQLFQLGAQFHEMIVQCSGNVFFIDAIRHQNQLRRFMGYKANIDRTRLKAQCQEHIHLLDLIESDRREEAAQFLWRHLDQVGRLKTDQRAVPEESQI